Within Halobacterium jilantaiense, the genomic segment GACCGTCGCCGACGACCTGCTCGCCAGCGAGGGCCGCCGCGGCGTGCTTCCGGGGCTCACGAAGGCGACCGTCCACCGCCACCCGAAGGGCGTCGTGGGCATCATCTCGCCGTGGAACTACCCCGTCACGCTCGCCATCTCGGACGCGCTGCCCGCGCTGGCGGCCGGCAACGGCGTCGTGCTCAAGCCCGCCGAGCAGACAACGCACGTCGCGCTGCTGGCCCGCCGACTGCTCGTGGACGCGGGCCTGCCGCCCGAGCTGTTCCAGGTCGTCTCCGGGGAGGGCGAGCGCGTCGGCGCGGCGCTCGTCGACCACGTCGACTACGTGGCGTTCACGGGGTCGACGCGCGCAGGCCGGGAAGTCGCGGCCGCTGCGGGCCGGAATCTCGTGGACTGCTCGCTGGAACTCGGCGGGAAGAACCCCCTGCTCGTCCTCGACGACGCCGACCCCGAGAAGGCGGCGAGGGGCGCGGCCCGGGCCTGCTACGCGAACGCGGGCCAGCTCTGCATCAGCACCGAACGCCTCTACGTCCACGACGACATCTACGACGAGTTCCGGGACGCGTTCGTCGCGGCCGCCCGCGACCTCCGGCTCGGCGGCGGGTTCTCGTACGGCCCCGAGGTCGGCAGCCTCCAGAACGAGGCGCAGTTGCGGAAGACCGTCGAGCACGTCGAGGACGCCGTCGAGAAGGGCGCTGACGTGCTCGCCGGTGGCCGTGAGCGCCCCGACCTCGGCCCGTACTTCTACGAACCCACCGTACTGGAGGGGGTCACGCCGGAGATGACTGCCTTCGACGAGGAGACGTTCGGGCCCGTCGCCTCGCTGTACCGGGTTGACAGCACGGAGGCGGCAATCGAGCGCGCGAACGACTCGGAGTACGGCCTGAACGCGTCCGTCTGGACGAGCGACCCCGAGCGCGGCGCGGCGGTGGGCCAGCGAATCGACTGCGGGACAGTGAACGTCAACGAGGGGTACGCGGCCGCGTGGGCGTCTATCGACGCTCCGATGGGCGGGATGGGCGACTCCGGGGTCGGCCGGCGGCACGGCGACGAGGGCCTGCTGCGGTTCACGGAAGCCCAGACCGTCGCGGTCCAGCGCGGCCTCCGCATCGACCCCGGGCCGCTTCCGCAGGCGCTCTGGGCGAAGGCGATGTCCGGCGGGCTACGGCTGCTCGGGCGGCTCCCGGGGTGGGCGCGGTGAGCGTCTTCCTCACCGGCTTCCCGGGCTTTCTGGGGTCGGCGCTCGTCGACCGGCTGCTCGACCGCCGGGAGACGGTCCGCTGTCTCGTCCAGCCGAAGTTCCGGGACGCCGCGGAATCCCGGGCGGCAGAGATCGCGGGCGACGACTGGCAGGACGCCATCGAACTCTACGAGGGCGACATCACGGAGCCCGGGCTCGGCCTCTCCGACGACGCCCGCGAGACGATTCTGGCGGAGACTGACGAGCTGTTCCACCTCGCGGCCGTCTACGACCTGGCGGTCGACCGCGCGGTCGGCGAAGCCGTCAACGTCGACGGCACCAGACACGTCCTCGACGTCGCCGAGAACTGCGACCTCGACCGCCTGCACTACGTCAGCACCTGCTACGTCAGCGGCCGCCACGACGGCGTCTTCGGGCCAGACGACCTCGACGTCGGGCAGTCGTTCAACAACCACTACGAGGCGACGAAGTTCGAGGCCGAGGTGCTCGTGCAGGACCGGATGGCCGACGGCCTGCCGGCGACCGTCTACCGGCCCGCCATCACGGTCGGAGACAGCGAGACCGGCGAGACCCAGAAGTACGACGGGCCGTACTTCGTCATGCGGTGGCTCCAGCGCTGCCCCGGCGTCGCGCCGCTCCCGGCGTTCCCGGGGCGGGCCGGCACCGAACTGAACGTCGTCCCCCGGAACTTCGTCGTCGACGCCATCGACCACCTCAGCGAGCACGGCGACGCGGACACCGTCTACCAGCTCTGCGACGCGAACCCGCCGACGATTCCCGAACTCACGCGGGTGCTCGCCGACGTCACCGACACCCGGGTGCTCCCGATTCCGGCCACGCTCGACCTCGCGAAGCGCCTCCTCGGGACCGAGTTCGGGCGCTCGCTGGCCGGCATCCCCCCGGAGGCCCTCGACTACTTCACGCACCCGACGACGTACGTCGCGCCGAACACCCGCCGCGACCTCGCCGGGTCCGGCGTCTCGTGTCCGGCCTTCGAGAGCTACGTCGACGTGCTCGCGGCGTACGCCCGCGAGCACCCCGAGGTCGGCAGCGCGGCGATGACGTAGCGACGACTCCGGCGACGCCAGCCCCAGCGGTGACGCTTATCCGGCTCTGCACCCAATCCCGACTGTGGACTCCCCGTTCGAGATTCTCGGCGTCGACCCGGACGCCGACGACGAGGCGGTCGAGCGAGCGTACCGCCGCCGCGTGATGGAGACCCACCCCGACCAGGGCGGGTCGCTGGAGGCCTTCCAGGTCGTCAGGGCCGCCTACGAGTCCATCGAGTCCGGCGACGCCGAGACGTTCGCTGAGAGCGACGTAGAGACCGACCCCGAGTCCGACGGCTTCGACCGGCGGCCCGAGTCCGCCGAGACGCGCGTCGAGTACTTGAACTACGACGCGCTCGCCGACGCCGGCTGGAGTCTCGGCGACGCCGACCTCTTCGAGAAGGCGGCGGCCGCCGACCTCGACCCCATCGACCACGGCGAGTTCACGGTCGAACCCGGCGAGTCACTGCTGGAGGCCGCCGAGCGCCGCGGCTGGGCGTGGCCGTACGCGTGCCGCGGCGGCGCGTGCGCGAACTGCGCGGTCGCGGTCACCGCCGGCGAACTCTCGATGCCGACCGACCACATCCTCACCGAGGACCTCACCGGACAGGGGTTCCGGCTGTCCTGCAACGGCGTCCCGCTGTCCAGTGACCTCCGGGTCGTCTACAACGTCAAACACCTCCCGGGGCTCGACGAACTCCGGCTCCCGCCGTACCCCTTCGAGCAAGCGCACGCCGACGACTGAGTCAGCACTGCGTGAACCGGAACTCGACGCCTTCGCCGCCAACCGCGACGCTCACGTGGTTCGAACAGGGGGTCACGTCCCAGTCGGTCTCGCCGGCGACGCCGTCGTTCGCCTCGACGGCCAGCGTGTAGTCGTCGTCGGGCTCTTGGACCTCGAATTCGGCCGTCTCGTAGTCCCCGAGTTCGTAGGTCTCCTCGAGGTCGGCCCCGCCGCCGCTCGTCACGAGCCGGGCCGTGACCGTCCGCTGTTCCGTCGCGTCGTTGGTCACCTTCCCGGAGACGGAGTCGGCGCGGCCGCGGTGAGCGGACCCGAACAGGCACCCCGAGCCGGCGGTCAACGCGGTGCCGGCCGCCGCCACCACCGCACGACGTGATACCTCGTTCACAATTATCTCGGCGCTCGGCTCGGTAATGTGTCTTGTGTCGGCGTCGAAGCGTCGCTCGCGGTCAGTTCGCAGCGAGGTGGAAAGAGACGGGGTCGCCGTCCTTACACGCCGGTCCGGTACCGGAGGAGGCCCGCGTAGCCGCCGAACGCCGTCAGGAGCTGTTCGCCCTTCTCGAAGTCCGTGGAGATGAAGTGGGTCTCCGTGCCGCGCTGGTCGGCGATCTCCATCAGGTGGTCGATGGCGTCCTCGCGCTCGACTTCCTCGGCGTCCTCGCCGCACTCCGTGCAGGTGTGGTCGGGACTGGAGTTCCGGCGGTCGACGGTCTCGTACTCCTCGTGTTCGTTCGGGCACTCGTAGACGACGACGTCCTCGCGGAGGTCCTCGGAGACGAGCAGCCGGTCGACCGAGCCCATGATGAGGTTCTCGCGGGTCGGCTCGAAGCCGTACGTGGCCTGGTCGCCGCCGTTGAGCTCCTCGAAGAACTCCTCCATGTCGGACTTGTCGTCCATCAGGTCGGCTTCCGCGAGCGCGTCCTGCCCGGCGTCGACGAGGTCCGACAGCCCGGACTCGTCGGTGTAGGAGACGTCGAACTTCCCGAGGACTTTGTCCCGGAGTTCGTGGTGGAGGTAGTCGCCGTCGAGGAACTCGTCTTTCGTCGGCGAGGGACCGCCGACGAGGATGCCGTCGAGTTCGTGGCGCTTGGCGACGAAGAGATCGTCGGCCATCCCCGCGACCTCCTGATAGAAGTTGTCGATGGCCTCCAGCCGCAGGCGGGCGAACCGCTGTGCGGACTGGCCACCCTTCCGCTGCTTGCCGGGGACCAGCGACTCGGCGGACTTCACGGGGACGACGCGCTTGCCCTTCAGCCAGCCGACGTTCGCCTCGCGGCGGTCGAGGACGATGAGGCCGTACAGCCCCTTGTCCCCGAGCATCTCTTCGAGGGGTTCGGTGAGGAACGCCGAGTCGCAGTGGTAGCGGAACGACTCGATGGGCTGGGGCGGCGATTCGAGGACTTCGGTGACCATGTCGGTCTGACCGCCGCCGGAGTCGACCGCGCCGGAGAAGATGACCATGCCGTTGTCCGGCGGGAACGTGTCGTAGTACCGCAGCCGGTCCTTGATGGACGTCAGCGCGTCCTGGACCGCCGTCCGCGTCTGCTTGGACTTGATGTTGGAGGCTTCCGAGTGCTCCTGGGTGACGTGTGCGACGACGTCGGAGACCTGCCGCTCCGGAGGAATGTAGATGGTGACCAGTTGGGTGCCGCTGCCCTCGTAGTCCTTGAGCTCCTCGATGACCTTCCGGAACTCGTACTTGCGTCGGTCCTCGGACGGTACCTCCTCTTGCTCGCTCATTGCACTAAAGTAGCCGACCAGCCGGTAAGTAAGCTTTGACCCTCCGAGGCCGGCGGTGCCGGGTGCCAGCAGCGGGGGCGCTACTCTCCGTCGGTCGATTCTCTCTATCGAATCCCTGCGGGCGAACTGACCTGTCTCTATCAATATGTATAATTGGAGATAACGTTTATCACTCGGAATCTGATTGCTCGGGCTGCATGTCAGAAACGGCGACGACGAACGAACAGACGACGCATCAGGCGGACACGGACGGCATCGACCTGATGCAAGACGAATCGGTGTTACAGAATCGTCGGCCGGGCTGGTCGCTTTGGCTGAAAGAGATAGTCCTCGCGGCGCTCGTGTTGCTATTCGGCGTGGCGGGCGACGCGGCAGCCGGTGGCTTCCTCATCGCGGCGGTCATCTTCGGGTACGTGGTGCTTTCCCGGATGCAGTCGCGGTACCTCGTCACCGACGAGCGCGTGAAGATGAAACTTGGTCTCCTGTCCAAGAAGGGCCGTGAGTACCGCATCTCCGACCTCAACAGCATCACGACGACCCAATCGCTGTTCGAGCGGCTCCTCGGTCACGGCTCCATCACGCTCCGAACCGCCAGCAACGACGAGATTACCTGGCACGGCGTCCCCGACTACAAAGACGTCTCCCACTCGATTCGGGAGGAACAGCGGAAGTACGACCAACAGTGAGCGACGACAGCCCGTCCATTATCGTCCGCGCGATCTGGTTCGTCGCGGTCGGCTGGTGGCTCACTGGCCTGCTGCTCTCCGCGGCGTGGGCGATCAGTCTCACCATCGTGGGGCTGCCTGTCGGCGTCAAGCTCGTGAACTACGTCCCGAAGGCGCTGACGCTGAAGTCGTCCGAGGACAGCGACGTGAACCGAATCGAGGTCGGCAGGAGCAGTGGTAGCTCCCCCGGGCTCCTGGTCCGCGGCGCGTACTTCGTGTTCGTCGGCTGGTGGGCGAGTCTGGCGTGGACGGTGGTGGCGTACGTCCTCTGCCTGAGCGTACTCGGGCTCCCGGTCGGCATCAAGATGTTCAACAAGCTCCCGAAGGTCCTCTCGCTCTACGAGGAGTAACCCCGAACGCCCTCCTGCGGTTCTTCATAGCGTTCGACGTGCAGCGCCGTCGCTGATTGTCGCAGTACGGCCAAGGGTAACTTAGCGCCCGATTTGTCGGTCACCGCCAAACGCTTTATGTGACGGTGTGCGAAGATGTAGCCATGAGTGGCCGTGTGTTCGCCGTCGCCTCGGGGAAAGGCGGCGTCGGGAAGACGACGACCGCCGTAAACGTGGCTGCGGCGATGGCGGAGGCGGACCGGTCGGTGGTGCTCGTCGACTACGACCTGGGGATGGCGAACGTCGGCCAGGTGCTGGACGTCGAGGCCGCCGACGCGACCCTCCACGACGTGCTGGCGGGGGACGCGAAGCCGCTGGACGCCGTGGCGTCGGTGCCCAGCGGATTCGACGTGGTGGTCGGCGGCACCGCAATCGAGGACTTCGGGCGGGCAGACCCCTCGAAACTCCGGGGCGTAGCGGACGCGCTGCGGTCGGAGTACGACGTGACCATCGTCGACACCGGCGGCGGGCTGAGCCACGACACGACTGTGCCGCTGGGGCTGGCCGACGAGACGGTGCTGGTGTCGACGCGGCAGGCGGCGGCCCTGGAGAACACGGCGAAGACCCGGGACCTCGTGGAGCGCGTCGGCGGCAGCGTGACGGGGCTGGTCGTCACGCGCGTCTCCGGCAGCGACGTGGCGGACGACGACGAGGTGGCGGCCCTCGACGTGAAGATTCTGGGGTCGATTCCCGAGGACAGCACGGTCGCCGACAGCGAGCGCGCGGGCGAACCGCTCGTGGCGTTCGCGCCCGAGAGTCCGGCCGGGCAGTCGTACCGCGAACTCGGCTACGAACTGCTCGGCGAGTCGCCGCCGCTGTCGTTCCGGGACGGCGACGGGGACGCTGAACCCGGAGCGGCGATGGCGGAGATGATGACCGAGGACGTCGAGGGGACGGAGAGCCGGTCGCTGCTATCGCGGGTGACCGGCGGCCTCCTCGGGTCGAACGGGAAGGATTAAGCGAGAGCGCACTCCGAGAGACGCGTATGGCAACTGAGAGCGACTCGATGTCGACCGGCTGGCTGCTGTTCTACGTCCTGCTAGCAATCGGTATCACGTACGGTGCCCTCGCGTACGTCGGCGCACCGATCTAGACGCCTCTTCTACATCGATTCGGGCGCGTCGATGCCG encodes:
- a CDS encoding succinic semialdehyde dehydrogenase, which translates into the protein MDTEWADADRLAGLRDDLVVTGDRASISVEAPYTGDELAEIPAGTEADIEAAVERVETAQEAWAERPVEERTAVLDRYADRVLDAQADVLDLAQLEAGKSRRDAFEEVLDVAATADHYATVADDLLASEGRRGVLPGLTKATVHRHPKGVVGIISPWNYPVTLAISDALPALAAGNGVVLKPAEQTTHVALLARRLLVDAGLPPELFQVVSGEGERVGAALVDHVDYVAFTGSTRAGREVAAAAGRNLVDCSLELGGKNPLLVLDDADPEKAARGAARACYANAGQLCISTERLYVHDDIYDEFRDAFVAAARDLRLGGGFSYGPEVGSLQNEAQLRKTVEHVEDAVEKGADVLAGGRERPDLGPYFYEPTVLEGVTPEMTAFDEETFGPVASLYRVDSTEAAIERANDSEYGLNASVWTSDPERGAAVGQRIDCGTVNVNEGYAAAWASIDAPMGGMGDSGVGRRHGDEGLLRFTEAQTVAVQRGLRIDPGPLPQALWAKAMSGGLRLLGRLPGWAR
- a CDS encoding SDR family oxidoreductase — its product is MSVFLTGFPGFLGSALVDRLLDRRETVRCLVQPKFRDAAESRAAEIAGDDWQDAIELYEGDITEPGLGLSDDARETILAETDELFHLAAVYDLAVDRAVGEAVNVDGTRHVLDVAENCDLDRLHYVSTCYVSGRHDGVFGPDDLDVGQSFNNHYEATKFEAEVLVQDRMADGLPATVYRPAITVGDSETGETQKYDGPYFVMRWLQRCPGVAPLPAFPGRAGTELNVVPRNFVVDAIDHLSEHGDADTVYQLCDANPPTIPELTRVLADVTDTRVLPIPATLDLAKRLLGTEFGRSLAGIPPEALDYFTHPTTYVAPNTRRDLAGSGVSCPAFESYVDVLAAYAREHPEVGSAAMT
- the fer gene encoding ferredoxin Fer, with the translated sequence MDSPFEILGVDPDADDEAVERAYRRRVMETHPDQGGSLEAFQVVRAAYESIESGDAETFAESDVETDPESDGFDRRPESAETRVEYLNYDALADAGWSLGDADLFEKAAAADLDPIDHGEFTVEPGESLLEAAERRGWAWPYACRGGACANCAVAVTAGELSMPTDHILTEDLTGQGFRLSCNGVPLSSDLRVVYNVKHLPGLDELRLPPYPFEQAHADD
- the prf1 gene encoding peptide chain release factor aRF-1; its protein translation is MSEQEEVPSEDRRKYEFRKVIEELKDYEGSGTQLVTIYIPPERQVSDVVAHVTQEHSEASNIKSKQTRTAVQDALTSIKDRLRYYDTFPPDNGMVIFSGAVDSGGGQTDMVTEVLESPPQPIESFRYHCDSAFLTEPLEEMLGDKGLYGLIVLDRREANVGWLKGKRVVPVKSAESLVPGKQRKGGQSAQRFARLRLEAIDNFYQEVAGMADDLFVAKRHELDGILVGGPSPTKDEFLDGDYLHHELRDKVLGKFDVSYTDESGLSDLVDAGQDALAEADLMDDKSDMEEFFEELNGGDQATYGFEPTRENLIMGSVDRLLVSEDLREDVVVYECPNEHEEYETVDRRNSSPDHTCTECGEDAEEVEREDAIDHLMEIADQRGTETHFISTDFEKGEQLLTAFGGYAGLLRYRTGV
- a CDS encoding PH domain-containing protein translates to MSETATTNEQTTHQADTDGIDLMQDESVLQNRRPGWSLWLKEIVLAALVLLFGVAGDAAAGGFLIAAVIFGYVVLSRMQSRYLVTDERVKMKLGLLSKKGREYRISDLNSITTTQSLFERLLGHGSITLRTASNDEITWHGVPDYKDVSHSIREEQRKYDQQ
- a CDS encoding YccF domain-containing protein; this translates as MSDDSPSIIVRAIWFVAVGWWLTGLLLSAAWAISLTIVGLPVGVKLVNYVPKALTLKSSEDSDVNRIEVGRSSGSSPGLLVRGAYFVFVGWWASLAWTVVAYVLCLSVLGLPVGIKMFNKLPKVLSLYEE
- a CDS encoding MinD/ParA family ATP-binding protein, which codes for MSGRVFAVASGKGGVGKTTTAVNVAAAMAEADRSVVLVDYDLGMANVGQVLDVEAADATLHDVLAGDAKPLDAVASVPSGFDVVVGGTAIEDFGRADPSKLRGVADALRSEYDVTIVDTGGGLSHDTTVPLGLADETVLVSTRQAAALENTAKTRDLVERVGGSVTGLVVTRVSGSDVADDDEVAALDVKILGSIPEDSTVADSERAGEPLVAFAPESPAGQSYRELGYELLGESPPLSFRDGDGDAEPGAAMAEMMTEDVEGTESRSLLSRVTGGLLGSNGKD